TGGCGGCGAAAACGCCGATTGTGATCCGTATTGCGAACCTGAATTCGAGGAGAATGATCAGGATCGACAGAACTGCCGCGAGGCCGGTGGCCCAGAGTTTCGGGGCCGGTCCCGGCTTGCCAGCGCGCAGCCAAAGGGCCTGTGCCACCACGGCGAGACTGAAAAACAGCAGCGGGAACAGGGCGTAATCGAGCCAACCCGTGAGGGCCGACAACCCGACGCCAGCAATGATGACGACCAGAAGCGGTGTAAAGCAGCAGAGCGCGGCGAAGAGCGCACCGCCAAGCCCCCATTTCAGCAGGCGGTCGGGATTTTCAGGTGTGTCAGTCAAGGGGCCGTCTTTCGTTGTGATGGGTCTGAGCTGGAGGCGCGTCTCATGTGCGAACGACGCAGTGCGCGGACGATCAAGTAGGTCAGACCCGTCAAAACCAGCACGGCAATACCGTTTACCCCGGAGAGCCAGGCACCAATGCCGCCGAACAACGCTGCGAGCACGGCAGTTCCCCCGCCGCAGCAGACGACCACGACCGGAGCTGCTATTCCGAAGGCCAACAGCCCACCCATCAGATTGTCACGCATTGCAGACGGCTCAGGAGGCTGCGTCAGGCAGCACTTGCGCCGGATAGCCATTGGCCGTCACCGCGCCGATGATGCTTTCGATGGAAGTCTCGGCGTCATCGTAGGTCACGCTGTAAACACCCTGTCCGTATTCGGGGCCGTCCTGGAACGCAGCAATCTCGACCGAAGGAACACCGCGCATCGAACTGGCAACAATGAACGAACAGGACGGGCATGTCAGTTCGCTGACGGCGATCTCGACCTGGCGCTCTTCAGCGAGGGCCGGGGTCGAGAGTGCGGCGATGGTCAGGGCGTATAAAAGGAGATGCTTCATGGTCATGGTCCTCGTTCAGAATTTCAGGATGATGGGGGTGATGTAGGGAAAGATCATAGCAACAGCGACAATCGCGGACGCGGCCCAGAGGGTTGCGCGCATGATGCGGCGGTCGATGGGGCGGGCGCAGGTGCCATCGGCACAGGACTCGGCATTTACAGGCTTGTAAGCCTTGTAGAAGCCGTATCCCAAGAACGCGGCGCTCAGCGCGAAGGTGTACCACTTGTAGGCATAGAGCGCCCCGAGCTGCGCGATGAACACGCCTGTTACGCCAAAGCTGACCAGCACCAATGGAAGGATGCAGCACGAGGTCATCGCCAGCGCACCGAGGACGCCGAGGCCGGTCACGCCCCATCCCTTGGTGGTTTCGTCGCCAATTTTCTGCGACCGAGATTGCGGAAGTTCCGCCAAATTTTGTTCCATCGAATCTTCCTTGAACAGATATTTCCACCGTTCTAGGGTCTGTAGTTGATACAGGATCAAGGGATTTTTTGGCACAATGAGTAACACAAGCGTGAGATCTATTCGGCGGAGCGATTTGGCCCGCGCAACGGGCTGCAACCTGGAAACCATTCGCTACTACGAGAAAATCGGGATCATGCCGGACCCGCCGCGCAGTGTGAAAGGCTATCGCAGCTACGATGATACCCACGTCAAGCGGCTGAAATTCGTCATGCGGTCCCGCGATCTAGGCTTTTCTCTTGAAGAGGTTCGCGGGCTGCTTGGGCTGGTCGATGACCGATGCCGGACATGCGCCGAGGTGCAGATGATCGCCGAAGATCATCTGACAGACGTTCGAGCCAAGATCGCCGACCTGAAGCGGATCGAGCGCGTTTTGTCGGACACCGTTGCACGATGCACTGGTGATGCCGCGCCGGAATGCGCGGTGATCGACGCGCTACTCGATGCTTAAGAAATCTGAGCGGTTGTGTTCGCGTTCGAAGGGCAAAAACGGTGGATTTAGCCAGTGACATAAACGTCTGAGTTCGGTCCAGATGTGGCGAAAAGCAGACCTTAGTCTCCATCTGACCATCCGGCAGCTTTGCGGACATTCCGGACATTCAGCCAGTGAACGCGATGAAGAGATTGCGCTGCGGATCGAACAGCGCAACATTTCCGCTGTGATCAAATGAGTTCATCGGGCTCGCCGCCTCAAGGTATTCCCAAAGGCTATGAGAGCCGGTCACCTTGCGGATCTTGAACCATATCGTCGTTCTATGCGGCTTGCCACGGATGATGCCTTGAATTCCCATGTCTTTCATCAGCCTTGCCACAGTGCAACGCGCGACATCGAAGTCCTCCCGGACGAGCTGCCGCCAGACCTTGCGGATGCCATAGACCCGCCAGTTCTCCTCGAACACACGTCGGACCTCGGGCCCCAGGGAGAGGGGCAGCTCAACCTCAGCGCCGCCATTGAGCCTGAACAAGAAATTAAAACGCACCCGCAGCTAAGGGTAGCGCAGGTGCGTTTATTAGAAAATTATAGTCTCAGCCTCAGTAGGCCTTCCCGCGCGCGGAAACCGGCCACAGGGTCTCTACCTTGCCGTTGCGGACGCCGACATACCAGTCGTGGACGTTGCAGGTCGGATCGCAATGGCCCGGCACCAGACGCAGCTTGTCGTTGACCTCGAGAACGGCGTTGTCGTCCTGGACCACTCCGTGCTCGTCGCTGCACTTGATGTATTTTACATCGTCGCGGCCATAGACGAGTGGCAGCCCGCTATCGACCGACTGCGCCTTCAAGCCCGCGTCCACTACCGCAAGATGCGGCTTGGCGTGGGACATGACGGAGGTCAGGATGAACAGCGCGTTTTCCCATTCGCCCTGGTCGATGCGCTTGCCGTCCTTGTCGTGGATGCGGCCATAATCCGCGTCCATGAAGGCGTAGGAGCCGCACTGGAGTTCGTTGTAAACGCCCGAGTTGCTTTCGAAGTAATAGCTGCCGGTGCCGCCGCCCGAGACCAGTTCCGGTTCCAGCCCCTCGGCCTTCAGCGCCTCGACGGCATCGGTCACTTGGGCAATGGCGGCGTCTAGCTTGGCCTTTCGGTCCTGGTAGCTGTCCATGTGCTGCATGGCGCCTTGATAGGCCTGGATGCCGGTGAACTTTAGCCCTGGCGCCGCGTCGATGGCCTTGGCGATCTCCAAGACCGCATCAGAGGTCTTCACGCCGCAGCGGCCCGCGCCACAATCGATCTCCACGAAGCATTCCAGCGTGGTGCCGTGCTTCTGCGCGGCAGCCGACAGGTCGGCCACGTTCGCCACGTCGTCCACGCAGACGATGATCCTGCTGCCCAGCTTCGGCAGGCGGGCCAGGCGGTCGATCTTCTGCGGGTCGCGCACCTGGTTGGAGACGAGCACATCCTTGATCCCGCCGCGCACGAAGACCTCGGCCTCGGACACCTTCTGGCAGCAGACTCCGATCGCGCCGCCCAGTTCTTCCTGCAGCTTCAGCACATCGACCGACTTGTGCATCTTGCCATGGGCGCGATGGCGCATCCCGTGCGCCTTGGCATAGTTGCCCATCTTCTTGATGTTGCGCTCCAGCGCATCCAGGTCGAGGATCAGGCAGGGCGTCTGGATATCCTTCTCGTCCATGCCCGGCAGCGCGGGCACGTCGAAGCCGACTTCTAGGTTGTCGAAGTTCACGGGTGCGTTCATAGTGTCTCTCCTCAGAGCCAGGGCAGCTTGTCGAGATCGACATTGCCGCCGGTGATGATGATGCCGACGCGCTTGCCGGCGAATGCGTCCTTGTTCTTCAGGATGGTCGCCAGCGGCACGGCGCTGCTGGGCTCCATCACGACGCGCAGGTGCTTCCAGATCAGCTTCATCGCGTCGACGATCTCGGCGTCCGAAGTCGTGTAGATCTCGGACACATGGTTGCTGACGAAGTGCCAGGTCAGGTCCTTCAGCGGCACCAGCAAACCGTCCGCGATGGTCTTGGGCGCATCATCCGCGATGATGTGGCCCGCCTTGAAGCTGCGATACGCGTCGTCGGCCTGCTCGGGCTCGGCGGCGATCACCTTGGTTTCCGGCGCCAGCGTCGAAAGCGTCAGGCAGGTGCCCGAGATCATCCCGCCGCCGCCGATCGGCGCGACCACCATGTCCAGCCCGCCGGTCTGCTCCATGAACTCCTTGGAACATGTGCCCTGCCCGGCGATCACGCGCGGATCGTTGTAGGGGTGGACGAAATCGCCGCCCGTTTGCGCCTGCACCTTGGCGAAGGTTTCCTCGCGCGAAGACGTGGACGGCTCGCATTCGGTGATAACGCCTCCATAGCGGCGCACGGTGTCCTTCTTGGCCTGCGGTGCGGTGCGCGGCATGACCACGTTGCAGGGGATGCCTCGGCGCATCGCGGCATAGGAAAGGCAAGAGGCGTGGTTGCCCGATGAATGGGTCGCCACGCCTCTGGCCGCCTGCGCGTCGTCCAGGCCGAAGACCGCATTGGCGGCGCCGCGGACCTTGAAAGCCCCCGGCTCCTGGAAGTTCTCGCACTTGAAGAACAGCTGCGCGCCGGTCAGCTCGTTCAGATACTCCGAGACTCGCACCGGCGTGCGTCGGATATAAGGCTGGATGCGCTTATGCGCGGCCAGCATGTCCCTATATTCTGGAATCAGCATCTATACTTACTCCGTTCGCTCAGGTTTTTCCTTGCTTCCGGATGGCGCGTGGGGATCGAGCGCGACAGCGTCCAGTTCGATCAGAAATCCATGGTGAAGTTCCGGCACGGGAACAACTGAGCGCGCCGGGCGCACGTCACCAAAGGCTTCAGCAAAAGCAGCGTTGAATATACCCCACTGCCCTACCCCGACGATGTAGGCTGTAACCTTCACCACGTCGCGGGAACCAGCGCCTGCTGCATCCAGAATAGACAGCAGATTACGCAAGACCAGGTGCGCCTGCTCTTCGAAGGGCAGGCTTGAAGCAATATTTTGATCGCCCGCCTTGATCGGAAGCTGGCCCGAAACGTGGATCAGGCCATCAGCTCTTACAGCATGGCTGTAATGTCCTAGAGGTTCAGGCGCGTTCTGCGTGAAAATGGACTCTATTTTGGTCATGATTGTCCTCAGGTGTTTCTGGTAGGGATCGTGGGCGAACTAGCCGCTCACACCGAGTTTTTGCTCGCGGGAGACTTCAGGAACTTGCTTCCCGAGCTCTTCTTCCCGGCCTTTGAAAAACGCGAAGGAGAGAATGGGGAGAGATCGATGGATGGTTTCATCCCGGAGATAAGCTCAGAGACGAGCATCGCCGTCATTGGCGCTCCGGTCATTCCCAAATGCCCGTGGCCAAATGCATAGACGACATTTGGCGTGCGACGCGCGTAACCGATGACTGGGAGTGAGTCCGGCACGCTCGGGCGATAACCCATCCATTTCGTGTAGCGGTCCTCCGGCCTCACCGAGGCGATTGCGGGAAGAAGAGCACGGGCGTGATCGTAGAGAACATCAGCTCGCTTCCAGTTCGGTGCCGCGTCCAAGCCGGCGAACTCAACAGTCCCACCGATCCGGAGGCCCGTTTCCATCGGGGTCGCTATGAATTTTCCGACTGCGTCCGTGGTCGGAATGCGTGGCTGAACCTCTGGGTCGCGGATCACGATGTGATACCCCCGCTCGGTATCAAGCGGCACATTGTCTCCCAGCAAGGCGGCGAGTGGCTTTGAATGAGCGCCGGCCGCAATTACCGCTGCGTCAAGGTTTACTTTTCCGTTTTCCGTTTCGACGGCGCTCAGGATCTGTCCGTTGACTTCAAAGCCGGTCACACGGCTGGACACCAAAATGCCGCCATTGGCGATCACTTTCTTGAAGAGCAATGTGACCAGTTCGTGCGGGTTGGTGGTATGCCCGTTCTCTTTGATCAAGATGCCCTTGGTGAAAGCGCGGGACAGGTTGGGGTCAAAGTCCCGGAGTTCGTCTGCGTTGAGAATGTTTGAAGTCACACCATTGCTGCGACGCAGTTCCCAACCACCCTGATCCTTCGCAAACTGCGCCTCTGTACGATACACATAGAGGTGGCCTTCGTGCCGAAGCAGATGCTCTGCACCAGCCTCTTTCGCCAAGGACGTAATCAGAGGAACGGTGTTTCCGATCAAGCTGCGCAGAGCTCGCGCCTGCTCCTCGACCTTGGCCGGTTGCCCTGCAAGCAAGAACTGGACCAGCCAGGGTGTGATTTTGTGAAAGTAGCCAAGGCGAATAGACAGCGGACCCATCGGGTCAAGGAGCCACTTCGGCACACTGGTAATCATTCCCGGCATAGACATGGGCACAACGGAAGATCCGTTGAAACACCCGGCATTACCGAACGAGGCGCCTTCGCCTGCAGGGTTAGGGTCGATAATGGTAACCTTGAACCCTTGACGTTGAAGCGTCAGCGCGGTGCAAACGCCAACGATACCGGCACCAATGACCCCTACTGTCTTATCGTTTGAATTCATAATACTCTCCCCATGGCGGGCGCGCACCGCGCCGCTCAACTGCCGTCTCAGTACTTTCGGGAATGTGCGGAGCCTATGCGGCCGCAGTCACCACGATTTCAATCAGGACATTCTGTCCCAGGTCGGACACGCCGATTGTCGCGCGGCAGGGTAGATCTTCAGCCGGCAGCCAGGAGGTCCATACATCGTTCAATTCCGCCTTCTGGCTCATGTCCGTGATAAACACAGTCGCGGAAAGAAGCTTGCTTTTGTCACTTCCAGCGTCAGACAGTAGCTTCTCAATCTTTCCGCAGACCTCAGTTACCTGGGCCCGCATCGATGTGCCATTGACCTCGTCGGCAATCACGCCGCCCAGATAAACAACGCCACTGTGTTCAACGACCCGGTGCATGATCTTGGTCTTCTCGATGCGTTTAATCATTGTTTGTCCTTTCTTGGCTTGGGTACGAGAGCGTGCCTCGCGAGAAATCATTTGAGAGGGGGCTGCTTGGGATCCGGCGGCATCGTCCACAAGCCCGGCCAACTCACCCAAGGTCACCGGCTTGAAAGGAGGCCGGAAGCGGTAGTATCCGGTGACCTCTGGCTCCGACGAGTTGGCCGCGGACAGGAGGTCATTGACCGTCAAGCCGCAATACCTGCCCTGACAAGGACCCATTCCGGCGCGGCCGAAAGCCTTCGTCTGGTTCGGCCCGAGGCATCCGAGACGTGCAAATCCAGGGATCGTGCCGGCGGTGACCTATTCGCAGCAGCAGACTATGGTGTCGTCTGCGGGAGTCAGTTTTGCCTCCGCGGGCGAATAGGCGACGTCGAGAAAGGGTCGCGCTCGCAACTCGGCAGCCCTTGCCCTGCCCCCATACGAGGCCGAAGTTGCCGCGCGAATCCCGGAAATCAAGGGCACCTGCGTCAAGGACAATTACCCGATGCCGGTGGTGCGCGAGGCCCCAGGCAATCGACAAGCCGCCGCCGCCGCCGATGATTGTGAAATGGGCATCCATGATCCTGGTCCAGTCAAACAGGGAGAAGAAGAGGGGGCGGTCGGGCACCGCCCCCGCTATTGGCCGCTACTTTGCGAGCTGATCGAGGATCGGCTGCGCGAAGTCTGCACCTATGTCGTTGACGACCTCGGGCCAGACCTTCTCACGGACCGAGGTGGCGAGAGCGGAAAGCTCCTCCGACGTCAACTCGTTGATAGTGGCGCCGGCCTGGGCAAGCCGCTGCTCGAAAGTTTTCTGCTCGGTCGGCGCTACTTCCCAGCGCTTCGCCACGAACTCTGCAGCCGCCGTCTCTAGGTTGGCACGGGCGGTGTCCTCGAGCCCTTCCAGCACACCGGTATTGATGAGCAGGTACCAGACCTCGAAATGCGTGTTGGCTGGGATATAGCTCTGAGTCACATCGCGGAAGGAGGCGTAGTACCCCTCCGCCCCTGCACCGAGCACGCCGTCAACTACTCCGGTCTGGATGGCTGTGAAGGCCTCGGAAAACGGAATCGGCGTCGAGATGTATCCAATGGCCTCACCGAGCAGTTGGTAGCTTCTGATCGGCGGAACCCGGAGCTTGATGCCCTTCTTGGCGTCGGGATTCCCAGGCTCGATCGCATCGCGATTCAGGGCGATGCCCCCGAAATATACTGGGTAGGCGCCGAGAACGGTAATATCCTGCTCGGCGTAGAGCTTGGTCATCTCGGTGCTGATCGGGCCGCCGGGCCCGAAGGCCTTTTTGGCTGCCTCCCAATCTTCCACCAGGTACGGCATCACAGAGAGCTGCATTCTCCGATCCAAGCCCGTAGCAGGGGGCTGAAGCGCCATTTCGATGGCGCCAATCGAGACGCGTTCCTGAACCACCGTATAGTCGCCGAGGGCGCTGGCCGGATAAAGCTGGATCGTGGTTTCGCCTCCTGTCGTCTGCGCCACGGCCTCGGCAAACTCAGTAAGCTCCTGGTGAACGCTTGACGCCTGGGGGCGAATGTGACCTAGCTTGAGCTCTTCGGCCTTCGTCGCAGGTGCGAGAGTAAGTAGCGCAGCCAATGCAGCCGAGCCGAGAAGATAGTTTCTCATAGGGATTCCTCCTTGTTGCGGTTTTTCATGGTTAGTAGCCAAAGAAGCGGGGCAGAGAGAGGGAGAGGTCTGGCCAGAAGGCGGTCAGGAACACGACCGGCACGTATCCAAGTGCGAGGAAAAGCATGGCCGGCGGGATCACTTTCGTGACCTTAACGTTGCCAACGCGGGCGCCGAGATAGAGGATCGACGCGTAGGGTGGGGTCACACCACCCATGGCAGTATTCACACCCATGATTGCCGCAAATTGAACCGGGCTTACCTCAATGGCGGACATCAGTGGCAGGAGCAGTGGCGCGAGCAGGATGATCGCGGTGATGTCATTCACAATCATGCCCACGAGGAAAAGTAGCAAGTTCACGAGGATCAGCAGCAGCAGCTTGTTCTCGGTGATTTCGAATATCCCTTCGACGAGGGCCTGCGGGACGCCTTCTACTACGAATATCTGGCTGAGGATCATTGAAAAGAGGATCATCACCATGATCGTTCCGACCGAGGTTGCAGCTTCCCGGCCCGCCTCGAGGAAGTTGCTCCAGGTCAATCCGCGATAGATCAGGAAGCCGACCGGCACGGCGTAGATCACGGCGACCGCAGCCGCTTCGGTCGGTGTCATGATCCCGCCGTAGATGCCGCCGAGGATGATCACTGGCATGAGCAAGGCGGGAAAGGCGTGGATGCCGCGGCGCGTAGCTTCTCCAGAAAACGCGGCCAGCGAGGGCTTTTCATCCAACACCAGCGGGAATTTGCGTGCCATCCACAGGTTGATCACACTGAAATTCAGGGTGATGAACAATCCAGGGCCGAGCGTAGCGAGAAAGCAGGCAAGTATCGACGTGTCGGTAACCCAGCCATAAACAATCATCGTGACGCTCGGCGGGATCAGGAGCCCAAGGACCGAACTATTGGTAATGAGGGCAGTTGCGTATTCCCGCGGGTAGCCGCGGCGCTCCATCTCTGGGATCAGAAGCGGTCCGATCGCGGCCACACCCGTGAACCCAGAGCCGGAGATCGCGCCAATGACCGCGCAGCTCATGGTGGCTACTACACCTAGCCCGCCGCGGATGTGGCCGATAAAGACGTTTACGAAGCGCAGGAGGCTTGCCGCGATTCCGCTCGCGCTCATGATTGTGCCGGCGAGCACGAACAAGGGAATCGCGAGCAGAATTGGATTGCTCAATTGCTGCATACCCCAAAGGATGTTTCCCTTCATGGTAACGCCGCCAACTAGGCTCATCACCATGAGGGCAGCACCGAAGCACCAGGGCAGGGGAACGCCGAAGGTCAGCAAGACGACGAGCACTGCGATAGCAAGGAGTGCGATTTCAACCATGGAGCTTCTCCTCCGAGCTGTCGACCGCGATGGCTTGATAGTCGGCCTCGTGGGTGTCGAGCCCGCTGTAGTTCCCGGCTGCCAGCGCTCGGATGTTTCTGTAGAGGTGCCAGATCGTGTAGACAGCCATCAAGACGAGGGCGATCATCAGCGCGACGTCTGTATAAAATGTTGGAATGTAGAGGGTCGGGCTTTCCCGCCAGACCCGCAATGAGTAGCTGGTGTAATCCCAGGCCCACCAACTGAGCCATGTGATCACCGTGAGGCTGAGCACTTCCCCGACGATTGCGAGTAGCGCGTGGCCCCGAGCGGTCTTGATGAAGATCTCGAGCACGTTCGCGCGGATCTGAGTATTCTCGCGCGAAGCGTTGACCGCTCCGAGCATGTAGAGCCAAATCGTCGGGTAGAGTATTGTTTCCTCGAGCCCCATCACCGGGACTTGGAGAATGTAGCGGGTGATGACCTGCACGAACTGGCCGAGGGCCACCAGGCCAATCAGGGTCGTGAGGCTTACTCGTATCAGTTGTTCCATCGGCTTCCTCCAGTACATGCCCTCTTGTCAAAGCCAGTGCATAACGTCCAATTTGAAATATCTTGAAGTCCATAGATTCGCTTTATTGGAGGCGTTCGTGAACCTATCCTTCCGCCAGCTACAGACATTTCGCGAGGTGATGAGGGCAAACTCACTTTCTGAGGCTGCACGCTCCCTCGGCCGAACGCAGCCGGCAGTAAGCGCTATGATTGCGAGTCTCGAGTCTCAAATGGGTTTTCGGCTTTTCGAGCGGGATCGCGGTCGACTGGTCCCGCGACCCGAAGCTCATTATTTTTATGAGGAGGCCGATTATATTCTCGGTCGCCTTGCCCAGACGGCGCTGACCATGCGGCAGATCGGCAATTTCGAGGAAGGCCAGTTGCGTATCGTCTGCACGCCCGCGACCTCGATTTACTTCATGCCCAAGGTCGTCGCGCAATTTGTTCGCGACCGGCCCCGCTTAAAAGTGTCGCTGATGACGCGCTCGTCGAAGGTTGTCGAGGAATCGGTGGCATCGCAGCAATACGACATCGGACTAGCCGAAGCGCCGATCACACCGCGCGGAACGCTCGACACCTGCGCCTTCGCCATGCCGTGTGCCTGCGCGCTGCCGGCAGGCAGCCCTCTAGCACAGAAAGAATTCATCAGCCCGCCGGATCTGGCGGGGCATCCGCTGGCCCTGCTCTTTTCCGAACATCGAACCTGCCGCGACATGCTGACAGCTTTCGAGGAAGCCGGGGTGCTGCCGATACAACGTTTCGAGACGCTGACTTTCGCGGCGGGATTGCAATTGGTGGCGGAAGGTCTGTGCGTGTCGATTTGTGATCCAGTGACCGCCGCGAGCTATCACGTGCTGAACGGTGCTAAAGTGGTATTCCGCCCGTTCCGACCCAAGATCGAGTTGCCTCTCGTGGTGCTGACACCTACCTACAGGCCACCTTCCCTTGTAGCCGAGGCATTCGGGAAAGAACTTAAAGGCGCGCTTTCTGACCTGATCAAGGACTGGCACTAAACCGACATGGCTCAGACTAGGTGTTTTGAGCCCACGATTTGATGATGCGATCCATTCGCTTGAATGAAAGGGCGCACTATGGGACGAGTTCGGCACGGCAGCGCCATTACCACGCACGCCGTCAGAGCAGCAGTGAGAACGTCGATCCGGTCCGCTACATTCAGGAGATCGAGCTTGCGAACAAACCGCCGCACGGAGGCAGCATCAGCTCAGTTTGACGTTCGTCCCTTCGCGACGGGCGTTTTGACCTTGGCTGTTTATGCGTTCCAGACCGGTCGTGTACGCCAATCAGTTGGGAAACCCATTTTTGCGCGGTCGGAATCTGATTGTGCTTCGATCAGACTCCGCAGCCGATCTCGCCAAGTGCTGTCCGTCGCCTGCTTGTCCATCATGTGAAGCAGAACGACCAATATGTTGTAGAGCCGATTGTCGTTCTCTTCTTGCTCGCCCTCGGTCACCAGTACCAAGTCATTCTTGAAACGCTTGATCTTGGGCAGTCGTTTGACCGTCCTACGGTTCCACAGCCGTCCGTGATGTGCGCAGATGTTTCTGGTCAACGCCAACACTTGTAGAGTGCCCTCTACGATCTCTTTGGTTGGCAAGCCCAGATCACGTCCCACCCGCGACTTGATTGAATTGTCCTTTGTTGCCTGGAACCACTTCGAGAGCTCGCCAAGCGTCATCAATTCGGTTGCTGACCAAAGGGGCGGGGAATAGGGGTCCGTGTACTTGCCTTTGTGGTGCAAAATGAAGGTTTCTTCGGATTTTTCCACGGCCCGAGCGAGACGGACGAGCTGTTCGGCATGGTTCAAAAAGCCAGAGAACAGGCGGTGATCCAGATGGGCATGGGCACCGTGAGCATGTGCCATATGGTAGGTCCAGCGCGATCTCACATGCACTTCAACACGTTCGATTGCTTCCAGTACCAGGACGCGCAACCTTCGGTCGAAGACATACAGATCGGTTACTGCGCTGAGAGTTGCGCCGCTTTCGAAGACCTTGCTGCGCGCGTTTCCGTTTGCTGGAGGTTTTTCGAAGGGGAGCCAGTAGGCGCTCAGCCTGTAGTATCCGACGGTCTCAAGCCACTTCTTTGCAGTGTCATGATCGCCGACATCCATACCACGCTGGATGAGGAGCTGTAGTTGTTGCTCGATGCTTGAAGGCGTCTTCGTGAACTTCAAAGTATTGAGCAGACCCCTAAAAATAAGTAACCCCCCGGTATTGAGCTCGGCCTCTCGACCGGTCGCCTGGGGGGTGTTGTTGAGAGAGAGATATGTGCTGTTCGGATGAATGTCAACGTATCTGTACCCAACGGCCATTTGCGAACAGTAGTGCAAGGGCGCTCTCCGCATGGCCCATCCTGTCCGTTCGTGACCTCGTGCAGTAGCTCGAGGTCACGAACGGACAGGACCGCGCCCTAGTCTCCGGCCGGCTGCACCGGCCTTCGACCCGAGCCTGTCCTCCTCGCCCTCCCTGCGGCCCGAGTGCGCCGTGTCCGGTCTCTCCGAGCCCGCCCGCGGCGCGGCCGCATGGTCGTTCAAGAAGGCAAGTCTCGGCCCATACGGGTAACGGTCTTGTTATTCCAGCATTCGTCTGCACTGCCAAGCGCGCGTATCTCAATCGCCGTCTCATGAACGCGCTCAGTCAGAGGATTGATGCTCCAAGGCTCGAAGTTTTGTGCTAATTCAGGAGGTCCGGCGGCAGGGGGAGCGCGATAGATTTCCACCACGCATGTAAAGACCTGCGTTTCACTCGCGACAACAGTGAGGCTTTCTACGCTTCCATCAGCTACAAAATGATCAGCGATGTTCTCATCCAAGCAGCCGGATAGCAGGAAGATTGCAGTTAGCGGCCAAAATTTCATGTGGCTCCGGCCAGCATGAATATGGCCAATCCGATCAACATTACTACCATGTTGCAGGCCGCGATTGCGAGGAGTCTGCCGTTTCTTCCTCGGAAGAGTCCGGACATCCACTCAGCATCATAACCTCGCGGCATCGAACCCATCCCTTGTATGAGAGCCAACGCAATTATTACATGCAATGCGCACGA
Above is a genomic segment from Roseovarius mucosus containing:
- the bhcB gene encoding beta-hydroxyaspartate dehydratase BhcB, with translation MLIPEYRDMLAAHKRIQPYIRRTPVRVSEYLNELTGAQLFFKCENFQEPGAFKVRGAANAVFGLDDAQAARGVATHSSGNHASCLSYAAMRRGIPCNVVMPRTAPQAKKDTVRRYGGVITECEPSTSSREETFAKVQAQTGGDFVHPYNDPRVIAGQGTCSKEFMEQTGGLDMVVAPIGGGGMISGTCLTLSTLAPETKVIAAEPEQADDAYRSFKAGHIIADDAPKTIADGLLVPLKDLTWHFVSNHVSEIYTTSDAEIVDAMKLIWKHLRVVMEPSSAVPLATILKNKDAFAGKRVGIIITGGNVDLDKLPWL
- the merF gene encoding mercury resistance system transport protein MerF, whose translation is MTDTPENPDRLLKWGLGGALFAALCCFTPLLVVIIAGVGLSALTGWLDYALFPLLFFSLAVVAQALWLRAGKPGPAPKLWATGLAAVLSILIILLEFRFAIRITIGVFAATALYAVLVNRAQKKGTLS
- a CDS encoding periplasmic mercury ion-binding protein; amino-acid sequence: MKHLLLYALTIAALSTPALAEERQVEIAVSELTCPSCSFIVASSMRGVPSVEIAAFQDGPEYGQGVYSVTYDDAETSIESIIGAVTANGYPAQVLPDAAS
- a CDS encoding MerR family transcriptional regulator → MSNTSVRSIRRSDLARATGCNLETIRYYEKIGIMPDPPRSVKGYRSYDDTHVKRLKFVMRSRDLGFSLEEVRGLLGLVDDRCRTCAEVQMIAEDHLTDVRAKIADLKRIERVLSDTVARCTGDAAPECAVIDALLDA
- a CDS encoding RidA family protein; this encodes MTKIESIFTQNAPEPLGHYSHAVRADGLIHVSGQLPIKAGDQNIASSLPFEEQAHLVLRNLLSILDAAGAGSRDVVKVTAYIVGVGQWGIFNAAFAEAFGDVRPARSVVPVPELHHGFLIELDAVALDPHAPSGSKEKPERTE
- the bhcC gene encoding 3-hydroxy-D-aspartate aldolase BhcC, which encodes MNAPVNFDNLEVGFDVPALPGMDEKDIQTPCLILDLDALERNIKKMGNYAKAHGMRHRAHGKMHKSVDVLKLQEELGGAIGVCCQKVSEAEVFVRGGIKDVLVSNQVRDPQKIDRLARLPKLGSRIIVCVDDVANVADLSAAAQKHGTTLECFVEIDCGAGRCGVKTSDAVLEIAKAIDAAPGLKFTGIQAYQGAMQHMDSYQDRKAKLDAAIAQVTDAVEALKAEGLEPELVSGGGTGSYYFESNSGVYNELQCGSYAFMDADYGRIHDKDGKRIDQGEWENALFILTSVMSHAKPHLAVVDAGLKAQSVDSGLPLVYGRDDVKYIKCSDEHGVVQDDNAVLEVNDKLRLVPGHCDPTCNVHDWYVGVRNGKVETLWPVSARGKAY
- a CDS encoding NAD(P)/FAD-dependent oxidoreductase, which codes for MNSNDKTVGVIGAGIVGVCTALTLQRQGFKVTIIDPNPAGEGASFGNAGCFNGSSVVPMSMPGMITSVPKWLLDPMGPLSIRLGYFHKITPWLVQFLLAGQPAKVEEQARALRSLIGNTVPLITSLAKEAGAEHLLRHEGHLYVYRTEAQFAKDQGGWELRRSNGVTSNILNADELRDFDPNLSRAFTKGILIKENGHTTNPHELVTLLFKKVIANGGILVSSRVTGFEVNGQILSAVETENGKVNLDAAVIAAGAHSKPLAALLGDNVPLDTERGYHIVIRDPEVQPRIPTTDAVGKFIATPMETGLRIGGTVEFAGLDAAPNWKRADVLYDHARALLPAIASVRPEDRYTKWMGYRPSVPDSLPVIGYARRTPNVVYAFGHGHLGMTGAPMTAMLVSELISGMKPSIDLSPFSPSRFSKAGKKSSGSKFLKSPASKNSV
- a CDS encoding RidA family protein; protein product: MTVNDLLSAANSSEPEVTGYYRFRPPFKPVTLGELAGLVDDAAGSQAAPSQMISREARSRTQAKKGQTMIKRIEKTKIMHRVVEHSGVVYLGGVIADEVNGTSMRAQVTEVCGKIEKLLSDAGSDKSKLLSATVFITDMSQKAELNDVWTSWLPAEDLPCRATIGVSDLGQNVLIEIVVTAAA
- a CDS encoding mercuric transporter MerT family protein yields the protein MEQNLAELPQSRSQKIGDETTKGWGVTGLGVLGALAMTSCCILPLVLVSFGVTGVFIAQLGALYAYKWYTFALSAAFLGYGFYKAYKPVNAESCADGTCARPIDRRIMRATLWAASAIVAVAMIFPYITPIILKF